The following are from one region of the Sorghum bicolor cultivar BTx623 chromosome 2, Sorghum_bicolor_NCBIv3, whole genome shotgun sequence genome:
- the LOC110432416 gene encoding uncharacterized protein LOC110432416 isoform X4, with product MVNLVCANFGNDSWRFGYILVNFWSRPHPALFPVRSARGSLLFLVLVSGAGSQVRWRLSQFCYQRRALRRRACSLEQHLSLARSRPCSISSKQLVDTSSPSGVHQARSALSSTRSASRFYLP from the exons ATGGTGAATTTGGTCTGTGCAAATTTTGGGAACGATTCATGGAGGTTTGGGTACATTCTGGTTAATTTTTGGAGCCGGCCTCACCCTGCTCTTTTTCCTGTTCGTAGTGCAAGGGGCTCTCTGCTCTTTCTGGTTCTGGTCAGTGGCGCAGGTTCCCAAGTCCGATGGAGGTTGAGCCAGTTC TGCTACCAGCGCCGAGCGCTCAGGCGCCGTGCGTGCTCGCTTGAGCAGCACTTGTCGTTGGCCAGG AGCAGACCCTGCTCAATTTCCTCCAAACAGCTCGTGGACACCAGCAGTCCGTCAGGAGTCCATCAGGCCAGGAGCGCCCTCAGCTCTACTCGTTCAGCAAGCAG